Within the Acidipropionibacterium acidipropionici genome, the region TGCGCTTCAGGCGCTCGATCGCGGTGACAGCGTCCTCATTCAGGACGGTGGTGTTGCGCCAGCCGGGCGCAGCCGGATCGATGGTGCTCGAGAACACGATCTTCGGCAGATCGGTGAGGCTCTGGTAATACGGCTCGTCGTACTCGACGATGAACCTCGCGAACTCCCGGAACGTCGTCGCACCGAAGACGAGCACCTGGTCCTGCGCGAAGGTCCTCACGCGGTCCCCGACCACCTCAGGGCCCTCCTTCCCCCAGTACCCGGGCCACCCCTCGGCCGAGCCGTATCCGTCGAGACTGCAGAAGAAGTCGACCGTGAAGTCAGCGCTCATGATGATCTCCCTTGATCGGGCCGCATCCGGTGAGTTGCGTCAATTCTCCACGACGCCTCAAAGAGCGGCGGCCCGGAGCACTCGCCCCGAAAACCACCTCGAACCCTGCCC harbors:
- a CDS encoding dihydrofolate reductase family protein, translated to MSADFTVDFFCSLDGYGSAEGWPGYWGKEGPEVVGDRVRTFAQDQVLVFGATTFREFARFIVEYDEPYYQSLTDLPKIVFSSTIDPAAPGWRNTTVLNEDAVTAIERLKRTTDVPMRCHGSISLNRALLAAGLVDRLEVMVFPAITGRAGYAALFQGGAEFDLDLVETTVFDGRTVKLVYEPHLHGEIPEGVGPRRSHG